In Thiofilum sp., the genomic window TCTGTGGTCATCCGCTCAAGTTTTTAAGCACTTGGGGTATTTTTTCTCCGCGTGAGATTGATTCCGGCACGGATTTATTATTGAAGTATTTAAAAGTGAATCCGAGCGACCATTGTTTTGATTTAGGGTGTGGGTATGGGCCGATTGGTTTAGCCATGGCTAAAATGGCTCCTCAAGGGCAAGTCTTAATGGTCGATAAGGATTTTATGGCGGTGGAGTATAGCAATAAAAATGCCCAACTCAATAAAATCACTAATGCTAAAGCGATATTAAGTAATGGTTTTCAGCACATACCCGCCGATTCTAAATTTGATGTGGTCGTATCTAATGTTCCGGCTAAAGTGGGTAAAGAAATGATGACCATTATGCTCTATGATGCCTTGCATTTTATGAAACCCGGTGGGCGTATTTATCTAGTGACTATCAATGGCTTACGTGATTATATGAAGCGTAATTTACAAGAAGTCTTTGGTAATTATGACAAGCTTAAACAGGGCAAAGACTATACCGTATCTTATGCTGAGAAGTTGAAATAATCATGCTGGCTTGGTTAGTGATGATTAGCGTTGTGGTTCTAGTGTTTAGTGCAGTGCTATCTAGAGTAACGGCTAACCAAGTTTATCGTTATGTAGAAAAACACTATTCTGAGCTTTGGCAAACTATTAATACTCCGACTACGCCTGCTCAGCATTCACCTTTTTTCTCTAAGCGCGGCGCTTTTATTTTAAAGCACGAATATAAAAAACTAGCAGACCCCATTTTAAATAAAAAAGCCTTTTTCGCACTGATTAGTTTTCAATTGATGTTAGGTTCATTAATTATTCTTATATTATCAGCGTTGAGTTATGAGTTTCTAGAGGGTTAAGTCCTAGGACTTAACCTGATCCACTCAGGACATTAAACGTTCTACATTAGCGACTTTTTCGCCTAAATTAAGATCCAGATCAAAGAAATCTACTTTTCCGGTTTCCAATGAGTATTCAGCACTGACTACTAATAAGCCTTCATTAGCAATTAGATGTTCTAGAATAGCCGATCCATGCCTTAAGTGACTGGTGGCTGTACGAATATTGGCGCGTACTGCGTGTTTAATGAGTGCTTCAGGGTCGTCATTGAGAGGAGTATCCATTAAAGTGGCAACAGCGGGGGCAATACGCTGCACAATAGACATGAGATTGCTGGAGGGTGAGCGTTGTTTATTACGCAATTCTTCAATAGTGGCATTGACCGCACCGCAATTCGTATGCCCCATGACTACGACTAGGCGGGTGTTATAGCGTGTTGCAGCGTATTCAATACTACCAATTTGCGAAGGTGCTACGATATTACCCGCTACCCGAATCACAAATAAGGAACCAAACCCCTGATCAAATACCATTTCAGCGGGTACGCGTGAGTCAGAGCAGCCTAATATAATGGCAAAAGGATTTTGACCTTTAGCGAGTTCGCCGCGCTGAGCATGGCTTAATAACACATCCAGACTACGCACATTACTGGCAAAACGGTCATTGCCTTCTTTTAAACGTTGTAATGCATCTAAACCCGTTAAATTTCTCGGTTGATCTGACATATCTTAGCTTCCTAACGAATTAATGACTCTCTCCACTCTTAAAGAGATATTGCCAAGAAAGCCAAGTTTTGGCTACCCGCCTTTTAAGATTTCCAACCAGTACTGCTTAGTCCAAATTAAAACCTAAGTAATGAGGCGCTACCTATGAAGGGATGCGCTGTAGGAGACGGTGAGGTGCTACCTGTTGTGGGACAGTAGCTCTAGTGTAGTTGTGTGTAATCACACAAAACTGTGTGGTTTAAACGATAGCGATTACTAAATTTATTTCTAACTATTTGAAATAATTAAAGTTAGCTTGGGCATGGTCTTTGCTAAGGCTATAAGCATGAATTATTAGTCAAGTT contains:
- a CDS encoding carbonic anhydrase, with translation MSDQPRNLTGLDALQRLKEGNDRFASNVRSLDVLLSHAQRGELAKGQNPFAIILGCSDSRVPAEMVFDQGFGSLFVIRVAGNIVAPSQIGSIEYAATRYNTRLVVVMGHTNCGAVNATIEELRNKQRSPSSNLMSIVQRIAPAVATLMDTPLNDDPEALIKHAVRANIRTATSHLRHGSAILEHLIANEGLLVVSAEYSLETGKVDFFDLDLNLGEKVANVERLMS
- a CDS encoding methyltransferase, with protein sequence MATTKEYLNEIRQDIRFEAELCGHPLKFLSTWGIFSPREIDSGTDLLLKYLKVNPSDHCFDLGCGYGPIGLAMAKMAPQGQVLMVDKDFMAVEYSNKNAQLNKITNAKAILSNGFQHIPADSKFDVVVSNVPAKVGKEMMTIMLYDALHFMKPGGRIYLVTINGLRDYMKRNLQEVFGNYDKLKQGKDYTVSYAEKLK